TAATCAGTCGTCAACTCGTCATCTCTATTTAAATCGAAAACCCAATCAGGAGTCATCTCTATTTAAATCAAAAACCCAATAAtcacaaattcaaaatcaaaatcgaaaaccctaattttatctgaATTGAGTTGTAATGAAAAAGTtaaaagaagaacatgattgattCTAACAGTTAAATACAGAAATATTCAAACATCAAACATGCAAATACGCAATCGATTTGGGGGAAAAAACCTAACTTCGAAACAATCAATTAAATTCGTGATTAATGACTTACTTCTTGAGTGAGAGTCTCTGATCAAATAACGATCAAATCGATCAATCAGTCCCTCTCTCTCGATCAAATCACGAGTAAACCGATCTTCTGAGTTTCTGTGTTCAGTTTTGCTAGAGAATgagaaaaaatgagaaaaaaatgagTAAAGACTAAACATACTGAATGGTTATTCTCCCGACAGATAAAATCTAGGGGTTGGAAATTACAAGTACACTCCTaggctatcggatatcggatattaacctaacggaagcagcctaatccgattccgatatcGTTAAGAGGTATTATCCGATAGATTATcggattccgatatccgatatgttagattaaatcctataggatgtcggattttcgGAAACGGATCTCGGATTTCGGCTTTCCATTGCCAGCCCTAGCCACCGGCAAACCAAAAGATTAGCGTGTCTTCTTTAGGAATATTCTTTTCCGACTTTACCAAAAGAACAGCTCTGGTTCATTTTCTCCGTTGCCGTTATTACTCAGCCAGGCTTTGTCCCCGATATTACTAACAGTTATGTACCTGATCATTTATATCCCAGATTATAAATCTGTTTGAATACTACTGTTACTGCCGAACAATCACCATTAGTATCTGATAATTGATTGTACATAATATTCAAGCTGGAAAGGAAATGGCCCTGAAAATCCAGGTAAATATTTGACTGTCGCCAACGATGATGACCCTGTACTAGTTGCAGATACGACAAATTCTGAGTACTGAACCTGAGATTAATAGAAGATGATAGAGAGGAAGTACAGGAAAGTGAAAGCAATTCGAAAACCTCGCCATTAAATAGTGCGTGATTGGATGCAAGGGGTTGGCAATAAGTTTGAGATATCAAACTCCACTAAGGAGTAAAGACATCATTAGTGCTTTATACGAGTAAAGCTTCACCATGTGACGAGTCTGACGGCATTGTATGTACAAAAGAATATATACAGTACTGGAAAAGTGATTTTGACAAATTTTGGGAATCTTGCAAGACATCGTCATCCTGGTTTAACATGGATGGAATGGTCCATGGAATTTTTTCCTTCTCATGGTGAATGGCCTTAACTTCAAAAAATACTTCAATGTGATAAGATCGTCGCGATATCTTATCatagagaaaaaaaattgtaaatGTGGTGATTTAGCCAGTCTCGCTAGTCTGGAAATCACTGATGTAATTATGGAATATATCAAGCTAATTTCTAGTATGAACACATAATTTTTTGAGAGGATTTCATCTCTGGACTTTTAGTGGGTGTTTCAGAAAAAAGCTTGCTAATCCTCTGTTACATTTTTTCCTTGATGTTATGGATTAATATCTTAAtgttagattaattatggattaaTTTTGAATTAGCGTGTTGTGCGTTAAATTATTTATATCTTGTTAGTCAAACGGATTACGAAAACTGAATAAAGAAATAAATTCAAAGTTGGGATATTCCTCTAATTAAATCCAGTTAACATCATGTAGGTTACAGCAGATTGACTAATGAGTTTTGGTCTCATAATTTCTTTACGTTATACTTGCATTGCATGCGGGAGATATTAAGAAACTCTTCATGCGATGGAGTTCTGTAGACAAAATATCGATTCAAATTTCCCACAACCAAATTTTATACGACTCGGAAACAGCCGTGATACTAGTCATGGGACCACGCCCATTCACTAGTCCACAACTATTAAGTCGAAATCGTAATGAATATCTTCGAGAAGATACTGAATATAATTAGTCAATTATCATCGATTCATCACTAGTAGTCACTAGTCATATCAAAATggcaaggaaaataataataattacaaacgcGTAACCAAGTGTCTTACGGAATTTCGGATAATTGCAAGCTGGTTATTAACCATGCATATGATGCTACGTAGCTAGGGAAGATGGTGATTCAAGGAGGCCAAGCTAGCATGTACTGCTGCACAAATCTTTGAGGTCCAAAATGAACTTAAAAGAGAGATTTTGATGATCCATAAATTGATAACAACAATTTATATAACCCAACCAAAGAAATCTCTCGGGAATTTTTAGGAACGATATTAGATTAGAATAATTGTAAGTATAGATGAAGATACGATAATAATATTATTAAAAGGTTACTAATCCAGGGATCAAAATTCATATATGTATATGATGATCACCATCTATAACTTCGACAAAACCGaagcaaattaattaatattaatcTATATCTATGTATGTTTCTTCTGTGTATAGATATAATCAACGTGAGCCATAAGTGTTTTTCTCCTCAAACACTCTTCTTCTCCAACTCCATTACAGCTGAATTCTAAATCATCATCCACTTCAACATCCTACAAAAACAcacaaggaaaataaataaatgaaacgtAAAGGGCAAAAAGGAAAAGTAAACCTTAAACCCCAAattaattcaaaaataaataaatgaaagaaTTTGTTTACATACCTGTTGGGATTCTGCAAGAGAATTGTTTGGAAGAACTGTAGGTTCCGGGCGAGCTGCATGAGCTAATGAGACGAAAAAGATGACTAGAATTATAACAGAAACTGATGCAATTTTAGACATGTTTTTGGTATTCAGAATTCTTAAAGCCTTTGGAAAGGAAGGAGATTTTAATTTATACAAGTAAAGAAGAAGCAAAGAGAGGGAGGGACACAGAAATGACAAACGGAAAGAGCTTGAATTTATAGAGACTTAAGATTAAGTGGAATACGTACAGAGAGTCAAAGGTGGGTGTTGATTGCGTGTGAATACTAGGACAATTTGGCTTTACCTATTTAGattctttttctttattatttattaCGAATCTCACAAATATAACAAATTGCAAAAAAAGGACTTTTTGAAAATAGAAAATTCTTATCTGCTATTAATTTTTAAGATTGCACTTTTTTGCTGGTACAAAAACGGGAGGATGAAAATAGAGTTGTTTTTGGAATGATCCTATCACTGCAATGGATATGAAATGAGGGGTTCCCAGTGAGCATTACCGCTATTTTAAGAGAAAAGAAATTTTGCGGCTAGTTTTTACCAGCCTCTCTTCTCTGATCTTCGGATAATAAAACTTGAATCAGAAGATTCAAGGTGGTAATTCGAGAAATAGTCACATTGTTGAGGGATTCGTTCAACAGAGGAAACACGTCAAAGTCAAGGCATATAACCCCAAGGATTCCATTAATCTGGTGCTGACTTATTAGGCAAAAAGTTAATGAGGCCATTTAATGGAGATTCTTGATAATCTCTTCTTTATAGTACGGTGGTGCATGGTTATCTTTAAAGTGATTTTTGATTCTTGATCCCATTCCCTCGTATCAAGGTCAAGGATGCATATCAAGGAAAGAGTTAAATGGGGCTGCAAGGTCAGTTGACCGGCCAGACCAAAAATCTTGTGATCGATTACCTAGGGTACATGCAAAATCCGTTGCTGATGATCAGTCATTAGTTGCCTTTACGTGCATGCAAGTCCAATGCTGATGTTTCTCTTTTTATGAAACGGACAAGTAGTTCTTTGCAGTTTGTTGGTCAGTTAGACAAACATGAAACGGTGTCATAGGCAATTAAGGATGTCCATTCTTTGGCATGTTTATCACGTTGTTTTATATGTTTGAGCATGGGAAGATGACTATTTCATCTGCTAGCTACATAACAAGAAAACATCATCCAAAGTTTTAATGACTGATATTTATCAAAGACATAAAGGGGAGTATCATCATCCATAAACAAAAGTTCATAATGATATCGATGAGATATTATGATATTCCATTTGACTGGATAGAATTTTCTTTCCCGCCATAAACACAACTAGCATTCCTGAATCCTACAACACCGTTGACCATCCACTAGTGGAGTTCAAATTCATGGATTTGAGCACCTTATATGATGCTTAACCACATTGGTGCATGCTGCCGACTGAATTATTTTCTCTTAGGAATACTGAAGATTGACTTTTAGTATGTAACAAAGGTCTTTTaattttaccgatcaaaaaaaaaaaaaagtatgtaaCAAAGGTCTATACCGGCAGCCATCCTCTAAAATATCCTTATCCTAGTTATGGAATATGGACCATAACTTCACAAGAGGATTATGACATTTTAGGTGGGAATAATTTCGCAAGTGGAGTGGAGTAGTGGCCTAACTAGTCTAGGGTTACATCTCCAATGGTATCGGAAGTAGTATTAGAAATGTAGACGCCCATCATATACAACTTAATTATTCTACTAGACAGCAGGTATTTGCTGATCAAATCTCCACCTataacaagattaagaaaaaggaTGAACTCATGATCAATGGAAGGGCTCTTCGGCTGATGGACTTTTGGTCGTGTTCAAAGCTAAGGGTATATCACTGCCAAAACCTTCCACTGGATCCAGCATGTTCGTCGTAGTCAAATATGACCGTTCAACGATATAGGTGAAGATATTTGTCTAATCGTGTTGCATTAAGAAAATGCACAGTTTATTAGTTTATTCAGTAGCACCCTCTTCAGATTAGATGCGACTGAAAAATGCACCGTACAGTGTTTAGACTGCACCTTTAGGCTTTATCCGATCAATAAAGAATTAATGGCATCTTTATCCAGAATTAGTAATCTATGATTAAATAAGTCAACTCTTTACGTATGAATGATAACACCAAATCTGGCAACTAGTAGCGGGTAGCCTACTGAAACTGAAAGTTGGTGTATCCGTGTATGACGGTGAGGGAGAAAAGAGATTAAAATAGCTGCGCCAATGCGACAACTCTCGTGCTTATTTTAAACAATCGGATCTCCAGTTTTCACAGCCACATACATACAATTGGCCTCCAACTGTCAGATGAGGTTGTGCCAAGAATTACTAGGATATATTTGCAAAAGTATAGCAACAAGAATAAAAACAAGAATGTATCTGGTAGAATCTCTTTTTCCATAGAAATAATGCGCTCCGAAGAATCAAACACACAAGAATAAACCTCGGCTCTTTATATATACTATCCTTTTTGTAAAATTCAATTTTATTTCATCATGCAGACGTATGAATTTTGTCATTTTAGTAAGAAAAATAGGGCTTCAATTTTGGGAAAGTTCTTAAAAAACCGGCCGGACAGGGTATAAATTCGTTTGCGCGCAATCCTTATTGGCTTAGTTTGGTTGTTAATTTTCTTATTAGATTCAAATGCGCAGGACGTAACCTTCGTATTTAATTAACCGTACGTTTGCAAATTTCTCATAAGCTGTTGTCTTGATTGTGATCGCCATCATGATGCATAAAGCTTGTCGCTAATTGAAGATGTGGTTTGAACAAGTCAGACCACATGGCTCATAACAATTTCATAATTTTCCAACTACTGGATCTGATATATGATCGCATTTTGGTTCCATGGAAATTAAGCTTAATaattataatcaaaataatgatataCATAACGCACCTGTTCAACCAAAGACTCGCATGAGCGAGCGTCTTGACATTTACGTTTGGCAAATTTTCAATCATGTGGATCTACTTTCAGCTGGTCACAAATGGTAGATGGCATATAGGACAAACTAATACTCcttccgttccattttagatgagtgtctagaattatttttttgttccacattacttgatagttttcatattttttccaCAAAACTACTAACAATACCCACACAATTTGTCTTGGAaccataagtttatttttaaatacattaatagcaattaatgtttgaaggCTTTTCTCAAAGGcatagacaatttttttttatatatctcTTCATATTTTAATTTGCGTGAAAATTCCTGAAACATCATCTAaattggaacggagggagtaagagTTTTTAATATTATTTACTGATGATGATATGCTTACAGGGGGTGAAAATTGTGCACTTTGCCAATTTGGTTCGAGAATAAACTTATAAAATAACTAGTCAACTTCTAGAAGAGTGTGATGTTCTCAGTCCTCCTAAGCTAGAGGCTAGAGCTCACTCTCTCTTCCCCCTTTTATGGGTGTTTACTACTACTTGATTAGTTCACATCAACTGCCTCCAACCCTACTCGGTTAGGTATGGATCACACGCGTTGAATTCTTTACTCTAAACTACCCTTTATAACATGGTAATTTGATTCCAAGGTACACGACGTGAATAGACCTTTGCCTaagttgtctttttttttttttggatgcaaAAAATCATACGACTTGAAACAAGCTCTTAAAGTAATTCTCAACCCGAGTCTGAAACACCGATATGATCAGCAAACACTAACAAGAGAACAAAAACCAACCGAAAAAATAGGAGACCACAAACAACAGACCTAAGAAAAAGGCAACAAAAAAACTTAACTAAAGCCCTAGATCGAAAAATAGGAAATGAGAGAGACAAAGAAATATTATTGTCAAACAGAAACCCAAGTCTATCActaaaaaaaactggaaaaaaaatgcTGAGAAAAACCAGAAAGAGTTGAATATAGAAACAAATAGGTTCGAATCCAAAAACATCAGGAAACTAGAAGCAAATCAGATTAGAAAATAAAGTAGAAGGAGTAGTTTCATTGAGGTTCTCCTGCTCAGATCTGTTGTTGAAATTTCTTCGTTGAGTTTTTTCTTGGAGAGAGAGTGACCTTAAATTTTTGATGGACAGGCTTCTTTATTTTAATCAGGACGCTCTGAATCGAAATTCCTTGACATGCCAATAAGTATAgaacataaaataaaattatggaaAAGTATCAGTTTGGTAAGAATCGaaaatttttgttatttttaattGTATAAATAAATTAGATTTGATTAAATTAGAGTTTTAGAAATTAAATTGGGACTCCGAACTGTGTACTGTATTTATGGTTAGATTCCTAATCGTAagtttaaatttaatattttgtcccaatttttagttttgattttccaACGCTAACTATAAATGAGATCACTAATCtaaaataaatcacaaatctTAATTAGTTTTGTTAGCACAAATTAATTTAGGACTTTTTAACTATTAGCAAAATTAGATAAAAAGTTTTGGAAATTACTATTTCATGGCACTCTTTTGTCCTTCTTAGCCCTCAAAACTTTTTAATTGCAGCCCACAAAACTACTTCTTCTTTATCAGCACACTCACTGACTCACGCATACCACGCGAGCCTATCAAAATGTCGCAGGGCAGGGTTACTAATTTACTACTCCCttcgtcccactcctaagtgacctatttgaaatttgcacaatttttaaggcaagcaaggaaaatagtatttttaattattttttacaattatactcttatgaataataactagtgaaatttaaaaatggtttatctctcaaaataatccacggatgttcgcaaatttcatacaattgaaaagcattttaaaacacctacgtaacgaatataaacatgcctatcaaattatacatatttcatatattatttataattaactaaaaggataattccggaatatctcattgtttagtgatataggtgacttatcattgggacaaaatctaaaatcaaataggtcacttaggagtgggacggagggagtattactaATTTGAATTTTCGAGATGAGCTAAATGTAGCTTTCTTTGACTGTATATATTCAGTCATCCCACTAGGTGACGAAGGTCGAAACCTCGTGTCTGTGGCTCTAAATTCTCGAGCATACTTCTCGTTAAATTAAATTCTATAACTTTGATCAAATTTTTAATCTCTCCTCCCATGCGAGGTTCAAGTTTGAACGATGTCTTGCATGAGGGTTGCTACTAAGAGGAAGTGGCCATGCATTAAAAAATGTATATTCAAAACTTgcctttaccgatcaaaaaaaaatataaaaaatatttatattcGTACCAAAAAGTCGTTGTAAAGGGTTTTGCATGCAAAAACTAGTAATCAGTTGATTGATTTAAGAAACTGTATAATATTTGTTTcattgtggttaattgttttcaGAAGAACAATCAACTCTAAGGGCAACGTATCAACTTGTATGTGTGCTCATGTGGACGGTTATGGCGCACCAATATAAGGCCGTGATGACTTGGCAGCGGTCTATGGTCGTAAGTTCGTCTTTGGGCAGTTGGTTGGGCTAAATGCCCCTACTCAAGGGTATCATATtgaaaaatttcttgtttggtcctagacccatatagttatttatagtagggtccaaccggatctttttttttatccggaggtccaaaattaattaaaacatggaaatgtccataatacccattactaccaaacgtgtgtgtctgcactgcttacaaatttgagtacatatctggtacactgcttaaaaattcgagtacatatttgctacactgcttataaatttgagtacatatctgtcgcactgcttagaaatctgagtacatatctgtcgtactgcttacaaatccgattatatatctgaatgctcacaaattcgagtacatatttgctgcactgcttccaggtagagtacaaatctgtaagagtcaatgataaataaattagaaaacgtattacatcacatatattgtaggatcatacaaatTAATCTATAATATTTCTTCAGTACAGTATTAAATCATAGGAAAACCTACAAATCCACAGTAAACACAGAAAAATTTATACAAAACTAGCACATATTTCATTATTGACCAtaagtactcatggatcaaacaaaaaaaagtgacaaaactctgaataaaacagaatcagaagtttctatcagtacgcccTGGCAGATCATATGAATTAAGTGAATAAAATTTAtgaataaaacataatcaaagcAGTTTTTTCAGTGTTCAATATATGTACTATTGATTCATAGTAACCTAAAAATCAACAGATAAGTAAGGAATCTatgaatataacaaaatcaaaagaagtgATAAGtctatgaataaaaaaaataaaatcaaagcatCTTATTTCCAGTATGAGATATATGTACTGTtggatcaaacaacaaaaatcattattTAAACAAACAATAAACAATTAACTAGGTTTTTTGTCAGTAtagcatatatgtactgatggttcAATCACAAACAACCGAAAAAAACCTAAAACCAGCAAAATAAAACTATTATAATCATATCTAGtaacaaaatgaataaaaaaaacgtaattattcAGTATGCATATATTACTGctggatcaaacaacaacaaacaaattatttaaacaaaaactaaacaattaactaggttttttgtcagtacatcatatacgtactgatagttcatacacaaaaacaactgaaaaaaacctaaacccaacaaaagaaaactagtaTAATCAGATCTAGTAACGAAATGAATAAAAAACGTAACTATTCATCTAGATCTGGATTATTTTCATGAAAAGGAAGGAACACTTGATTAATCATGCGTGCAAATtggaaaacataatcaaacatcaactaattaatGATTAGATCTTGAAAAACATTACGAGAAGAAGATTAATAAGGAAAATCAACTTACCAAAGGCTAGAATCGATTTGGGTTCTTGAATCGATCAAGATGTTCTAAAAATATATTACCACACTGTTTCATCACAAACTAATCGATCAAGATGTTCTTCGTTTCCAAGCTTTATCCTAATATAAAAAACTAGAAAttaaagaatgaagaaaatgaattgaTTTCATTAAATCCCGCATCAGtagagaagaggagagggagagggggagagagagagaaactgaatctgagaagaaaaagaatatggaGAGAAATTGGCTTATGTTTCTGTTATATATAGTAAAGGCTATTTTGAGAATTCTAAAAATGCACATAATATTtacacacgtgtgcaggacctgggcttaaaaaattaggtccatttttctcttttcttttaattatgaaacTACCGTTACTGGACTTTAATGGATGgtcctgccactaactaagaacataTAATAGTACCTACAGATAATTCCTACTATCACATTCGCCAAATGGGGACGCGTGGATAGTTGTTCATCATTTTAGTTTTTCATTGTTGGCTGAGTTAAAAGAATTCTGATTATATTTTCTGTGGTCACATGCTTAAAAGTGATCTCCTATCTGTTTTTTTCAAacagaaaaaaattatttcctcCGACACGGCCATCATGAGTACTCGGTTGTTTTTTCTCGTGTACGATCGAATCTAGCCCTTAATTTCTTTCCAGTGCACCAATATACGGCAAAACTCAAGCTGGTTACGTAGACTTTAGCTCATTTTAAAGTTCCTTACAATCTTTATGAAATTAAAGTAAGTTTTGAAGACTATAATGCCTCTAGTGACTCTAGTTAGTCTTTGTAATTGTAATCACGGCACACAGTACGGATATCCTTTTATCCATTTTTCCGCTGTCATGGAAATTTCCAAATGACTCAAAAAGGAAAAGTTATCATGGTATCTTAAATTAAATTCTTAATGGAGTTGGTCGCATGAAAACACAGTAGGTTAGTGTTAACCAAAAGGATAAATTCCCTCTTCTATAAAACTCGAAAGTATAAAGTAAAGCGAGAACGTGCGCCAAGGAGCAATGTGAACAAAACTGGACGTTATCATTATTACAAGAAGTTGGGTCAAAGTGCGGCTAATAACTAAAAAGCTGAAGGATGGGGGTCCATTCGGTTCTTTCCAAAAAGTTAGGATAAGAAACTCCTATCGCAACATTAAATTTCTGGGAGCAGGAGATGCGTGTTCAaacttcaaatggagaagatgtaCCACATGATCGCATACCTTCCCGTAGATAGACTATTAGGGTGGGATTCAAAAAGGTAGGCTAATCTATGTACGAGTTACACATGAAACAAacctattttcttttgaaatagatgAAGTATTTTGGGAGTGATTTTCAGTGCTAGCCGATAAGAAGCCTAAGATGCCATATCATGCCGACATCAATAGCAGTACGTAGTAGCAGCTTGTTATTTATGTTTGTGACGTTCCATTTAAGCTTTTATGTTCACCATCGACATAGTGCGACATTTCCAAAAACAAAAAGGTAACTGAGTATACTGGACCAGTAACAAGCATGCccagaaaagagaaaaagaagaaaaaaaaagaaatgacgcGTAGAAATCTTGTGCCTAAAGTGCCAAAGTATGAAAACAGCACAATGAGGTATTTAACCAAGTGTCTTCTTCTGATGTATATAACATGTATCTACAGGCAACTTAGCATGCAGTCATTTAGATGTGAGGCATCTCTTGCTAAAAGTCGTTTTAAAGAGTTTTGCATTCAAAAGTTAGTTATTGGACCGGTTTCTATGGACATGGCAAACTACGAAACTTGTCATTTTTGCATCCATTATGGAGCTGATAAGCTGGCAAACTAACCTGACTAAGTGGCAACACTAAGTTTAGATCTAATCTCTACCGAGCGAGGTAGTGTCGACCGAGCGACCTAGTTTGGATCGCTACCGACCTTTAGTTGATCGCTGAGTAATAAagtcattatttttattttatatgccAGCGTTTTCAGACGATTCCAGTCAAAGTTTctaatattttattaatatatt
This is a stretch of genomic DNA from Papaver somniferum cultivar HN1 chromosome 1, ASM357369v1, whole genome shotgun sequence. It encodes these proteins:
- the LOC113328885 gene encoding phytosulfokines-like, with product MSKIASVSVIILVIFFVSLAHAARPEPTVLPNNSLAESQQDVEVDDDLEFSCNGVGEEECLRRKTLMAHVDYIYTQKKHT